Proteins encoded in a region of the Sulfurovum xiamenensis genome:
- the queA gene encoding tRNA preQ1(34) S-adenosylmethionine ribosyltransferase-isomerase QueA yields MNEELLTKNYDYELPEGFIATAPVQPRDHAKLLVYDRKTDTVTHTTFKHLLEYLPKECDVFLNDTRVIKARIFGHKRSLNNQGGGQVELLFNKPLDAHHYLVLIRGKVKIGTELLFDDELVATVTGLNNDGSRIVTFTHHGKEIRFEELVLVLDAIGHIPLPPYMQREDKEEDETDYQTLFAKNAGAVAAPTASLHFTPELFAELEKRHKTHTVTLHVGAGTFKPVEAEEILDHPMHSEYFEIPESSAKVLDSDTPVLAIGTTVTRTIEYYARTKKTHGECDLFLNPSNPPQRVTYLLTNFHLPKSTLIMLVSSFIGRKKTLDLYKEAIEKKYRFFSYGDAMLIL; encoded by the coding sequence ATGAATGAAGAGCTTCTGACAAAAAATTATGACTATGAACTCCCCGAAGGGTTCATAGCTACGGCACCTGTGCAACCCAGAGACCATGCAAAACTGCTGGTGTATGACAGAAAAACCGACACAGTGACCCATACTACGTTTAAACACTTACTCGAGTATCTTCCAAAAGAGTGTGATGTATTTCTCAATGATACCCGTGTGATAAAAGCACGTATTTTTGGTCATAAAAGATCTCTCAACAATCAAGGTGGAGGTCAGGTAGAGCTCCTCTTTAACAAACCTCTTGATGCACACCATTATCTTGTACTCATCCGGGGCAAGGTCAAGATAGGTACGGAACTCCTATTTGACGATGAACTTGTCGCTACTGTGACAGGCTTGAATAATGACGGTTCACGAATCGTCACATTTACACATCATGGCAAAGAGATACGTTTTGAGGAATTGGTACTGGTGCTTGATGCCATAGGGCATATCCCTCTGCCACCTTATATGCAAAGAGAAGACAAGGAAGAAGATGAAACAGATTATCAAACGCTCTTTGCCAAAAATGCCGGTGCTGTAGCTGCCCCTACTGCCTCCCTTCATTTTACCCCTGAACTTTTCGCGGAATTAGAAAAAAGACATAAAACACATACCGTGACACTCCATGTAGGTGCGGGGACCTTTAAACCTGTCGAGGCCGAAGAGATACTCGACCACCCTATGCACTCTGAGTATTTTGAAATCCCGGAAAGCTCTGCAAAAGTGCTTGACAGTGATACCCCTGTGTTGGCCATAGGGACAACCGTGACCAGAACGATCGAGTATTATGCACGAACGAAAAAAACACACGGGGAGTGTGACCTCTTCTTAAATCCTTCCAACCCGCCCCAAAGAGTCACCTATCTACTCACCAATTTTCATTTACCTAAAAGCACACTTATCATGCTTGTCTCTTCTTTTATCGGAAGAAAAAAAACGTTAGACTTATATAAAGAGGCCATAGAGAAAAAGTACAGATTTTTCTCCTATGGGGATGCGATGTTAATACTTTAG
- the tatC gene encoding twin-arginine translocase subunit TatC yields the protein MFSELRPHLVELRKRLGLSVLSVFIAFIIAFFFHEAILAWITAPLNEALDQVAHLSKKAADGMVTTHQVGGAFFVALKVSFFAGLLGALPFILYQIWLFVAPGLYSNEKKMILPFVIGGSIMFFVGVLFAYYVVTPFGFQFLITFGSFLYTPLINIEDYVGFFTKIMMGFGIAFELPVFAYFLALLGLVTDKTLKDFFKYAVLIIFVVAALLTPPDVLTQLLMAAPLVLLYGLSILIVRVVNPHVEDEGEEADEDEKTAQSTH from the coding sequence ATGTTTAGTGAACTCAGACCCCACCTCGTTGAGCTACGAAAAAGACTCGGACTCTCTGTACTCTCGGTATTTATTGCATTTATCATTGCATTTTTCTTTCATGAGGCGATATTGGCATGGATCACAGCACCTTTGAATGAGGCTTTGGACCAAGTGGCACACCTTTCGAAAAAGGCTGCTGATGGGATGGTAACCACCCACCAGGTAGGTGGTGCATTTTTTGTCGCACTGAAAGTTTCGTTTTTTGCAGGTCTGCTCGGTGCACTGCCGTTCATACTCTATCAGATCTGGCTTTTTGTGGCACCCGGCCTGTACAGTAATGAAAAAAAGATGATCCTTCCATTTGTCATAGGCGGTTCGATCATGTTCTTTGTAGGTGTGCTTTTTGCCTACTATGTCGTGACGCCATTTGGGTTTCAGTTCCTTATTACTTTTGGTTCTTTTCTCTATACACCGCTGATCAATATCGAAGACTATGTCGGCTTTTTTACCAAGATCATGATGGGATTTGGTATCGCATTTGAACTACCGGTATTTGCCTATTTCTTGGCACTTCTTGGCCTTGTTACAGATAAAACTCTCAAAGACTTTTTCAAATATGCCGTACTGATCATCTTTGTGGTGGCTGCACTACTTACCCCGCCTGATGTACTGACACAGCTTCTTATGGCTGCACCGCTTGTCCTCCTTTATGGTCTCTCTATTCTCATCGTACGTGTGGTCAACCCACACGTTGAAGATGAAGGTGAAGAGGCAGATGAAGATGAAAAAACTGCCCAAAGCACACACTAA
- the tatB gene encoding Sec-independent protein translocase protein TatB has translation MFGIGFTELLLISIVAILFLGPDKLPQAMIEVAKFIKGVKKTVSEAKSSLEEEMKIADLKEEALNYKKQLDEATNELRNFKNIDFDEFEEEISTESSKAVSKETTSDSKETAQEETIATQVEAKNDTITFTKPKKQKKKEATDETTDKPEGDA, from the coding sequence ATGTTTGGTATCGGCTTTACTGAGTTACTTCTCATTTCCATTGTTGCGATACTCTTTTTGGGGCCAGATAAGCTACCTCAAGCGATGATAGAGGTTGCCAAATTTATCAAAGGTGTCAAAAAGACTGTAAGTGAAGCAAAAAGTTCTCTTGAAGAGGAGATGAAAATTGCAGATCTTAAAGAAGAAGCACTGAATTATAAAAAACAACTGGATGAGGCAACGAACGAACTTAGAAATTTTAAAAACATAGATTTTGATGAGTTTGAGGAGGAGATCTCAACAGAGTCTTCTAAAGCAGTTTCAAAAGAGACAACTTCTGACAGTAAAGAGACAGCCCAAGAGGAGACCATTGCCACACAGGTTGAGGCAAAAAATGACACGATAACCTTTACAAAGCCAAAAAAGCAAAAGAAAAAAGAAGCGACGGATGAAACAACAGACAAACCTGAAGGTGATGCGTAA
- the hemW gene encoding radical SAM family heme chaperone HemW gives MLIYLHIPYCDSKCHYCSFNTYVDKFETQSNYMKALYQQLSFELQRFDAKPQSIETLFIGGGTPSTVDPALYASIFELLHPYLKKNAEITTEANPNSASKVWLEGMKKLGVNRVSFGVQSFHAQKLKALNRAHNPQQAKEAIHTAKTLGYEHLSLDLIYNYQGDTKELLLNDIKEAFSLPIDHISAYELTIEDGTKFSMTPEVRQENEDLAFFVTNEIEKRGFKAYEISNFGTYQSRHNRGYWELKNYIGAGAGAVGFFKNKRFYPQTDIEAYVADPLSIIEEVLTPDELLTEKIFLGLRSNVGVEKALLTEAMIKKANTLCEKEKLRCDETHYYNDNFFLSDELALYILG, from the coding sequence TTGCTAATTTATCTTCATATTCCTTACTGTGATTCAAAGTGTCACTACTGTAGCTTCAATACCTATGTCGACAAATTTGAAACCCAGTCCAACTATATGAAGGCCCTCTATCAGCAACTTTCATTTGAACTGCAACGTTTTGATGCTAAACCGCAAAGTATTGAAACACTTTTTATAGGGGGAGGTACACCTTCAACGGTAGACCCAGCACTCTATGCTTCCATTTTCGAACTGCTTCACCCATACCTGAAAAAAAATGCAGAGATCACTACAGAAGCAAACCCGAACTCTGCAAGCAAAGTATGGCTTGAGGGTATGAAAAAACTTGGTGTGAACCGTGTCAGTTTCGGGGTACAAAGTTTTCATGCACAAAAACTCAAAGCACTCAACCGGGCACATAACCCACAACAGGCAAAAGAAGCCATACACACTGCTAAAACACTGGGATATGAACATCTCTCTTTAGATTTGATCTACAACTACCAGGGTGACACAAAAGAGCTGCTTTTGAATGATATAAAGGAAGCCTTTTCTCTTCCTATTGATCATATATCCGCCTATGAACTGACCATCGAGGACGGTACAAAGTTTTCAATGACACCTGAGGTAAGACAGGAGAATGAGGATCTTGCTTTTTTTGTCACGAATGAGATAGAAAAACGGGGCTTTAAAGCCTATGAGATCTCAAACTTCGGTACCTACCAGAGCAGACATAACAGAGGGTATTGGGAACTCAAGAATTATATAGGTGCAGGAGCTGGTGCCGTAGGATTTTTTAAAAACAAACGTTTTTATCCCCAAACCGATATTGAAGCCTATGTTGCAGACCCGCTTAGTATCATAGAAGAAGTACTCACTCCGGATGAGCTACTGACAGAAAAGATCTTTTTAGGCCTGCGCAGCAATGTAGGTGTAGAGAAAGCCCTACTTACAGAAGCGATGATAAAAAAAGCAAATACCCTTTGTGAAAAAGAGAAACTTCGTTGCGATGAGACACATTACTATAATGATAATTTCTTCTTGAGTGATGAACTCGCACTCTACATTTTAGGATAA
- a CDS encoding RNA pyrophosphohydrolase — protein MQKKKSYRPNVAAVILSSKYPDKCEFFVAHRSDIKNAWQFPQGGIDEGETPREALKRELLEEIGCDNVEVLGEFPEWITYDFPKRSRGKTYPFDGQTQKYFLVRLKESATINLQAYDIPEFEEYEFVEYEQLFKKVTYFKRKVYRRVIDYFIEEGLI, from the coding sequence ATGCAAAAGAAAAAGAGCTATAGGCCTAATGTTGCAGCTGTCATACTCTCTTCCAAATATCCGGACAAGTGTGAGTTCTTTGTAGCACATCGAAGTGATATCAAGAACGCGTGGCAATTTCCTCAGGGAGGTATCGATGAAGGTGAAACACCTCGAGAAGCATTGAAACGGGAATTGTTGGAAGAGATAGGCTGTGATAATGTAGAAGTACTTGGGGAGTTTCCTGAATGGATCACCTATGACTTTCCTAAAAGGTCACGAGGTAAAACATACCCTTTTGACGGGCAGACACAAAAATATTTTTTGGTACGCCTGAAAGAGAGTGCAACCATCAATTTACAGGCATATGATATTCCTGAATTTGAAGAGTATGAGTTTGTAGAGTATGAACAGTTATTTAAAAAGGTGACCTACTTTAAACGCAAAGTGTATCGTAGAGTGATCGATTATTTTATAGAAGAGGGTTTGATATAG
- a CDS encoding aspartate kinase: MLVVHKYGGTSVGDLDRIENVANRVAKAKEAGNDIVVVVSAMSGETNKLIGYAEHFTKNPAKKEMDMLLSSGERVTAALLSIALQSKGYDAVAMTGRQAGIVTDNTHTYARIESIDPTAMQAAIGVGKIVIVAGFQGINKDGSVTTLGRGGSDLSAVALAGALKADQCEIYSDVDGIYTTDPRIEPNAKKLDTISYDEMLELSSLGAKVLQNRSVELAKKLNVKLYAKSSFSDNEGTLITKESNSMEEVLVSGVVLDKNQARVTLRGVSDRPGIAAEIFTMLAKANINVDMIIQNMGTDGSTNLGFTVPQSEHENAKRLMESFDHDIQGMDFDEHVCKVSVVGVGMKSHSGVAATAFTVLAQSNINIQMISTSEIKVSMVIDEKYGELAIRTLHEAYELDK, translated from the coding sequence ATGTTAGTTGTACATAAATATGGCGGTACAAGCGTTGGAGATTTAGATCGTATCGAAAATGTGGCCAACCGTGTAGCAAAAGCAAAAGAAGCTGGTAATGACATTGTAGTTGTTGTCTCTGCGATGAGCGGTGAAACCAATAAACTCATAGGGTATGCAGAACACTTTACGAAGAATCCTGCAAAAAAAGAGATGGATATGCTGCTCAGTTCGGGAGAACGCGTGACAGCTGCACTGCTATCTATCGCTTTGCAGTCAAAAGGGTATGATGCAGTAGCAATGACCGGACGTCAAGCGGGCATCGTGACAGATAATACACATACCTATGCACGCATAGAGTCCATAGACCCGACTGCAATGCAAGCGGCTATAGGTGTGGGGAAGATCGTTATTGTAGCAGGTTTCCAAGGGATCAATAAAGATGGTTCAGTGACCACACTGGGACGTGGCGGTTCAGATCTATCTGCTGTTGCATTGGCCGGAGCATTGAAGGCGGACCAGTGTGAGATCTATTCAGATGTAGATGGTATTTACACCACAGATCCACGTATCGAACCTAATGCAAAGAAGCTTGACACGATCTCTTATGATGAGATGTTAGAGCTTTCGTCACTGGGTGCGAAGGTGTTACAGAACCGTTCAGTAGAATTGGCAAAAAAACTTAATGTAAAACTATACGCTAAAAGTAGTTTTAGCGACAATGAAGGTACGCTTATCACAAAGGAGAGCAATAGTATGGAAGAAGTATTAGTAAGTGGTGTTGTCCTTGACAAAAACCAAGCAAGAGTGACACTTAGAGGTGTTTCAGACAGACCGGGGATCGCAGCAGAGATCTTCACAATGCTGGCAAAGGCGAACATCAATGTGGACATGATCATTCAAAATATGGGGACGGACGGTTCAACCAATCTTGGATTTACTGTACCGCAAAGTGAACATGAAAATGCCAAAAGATTGATGGAAAGCTTTGACCATGATATCCAAGGGATGGATTTTGATGAGCATGTATGCAAAGTCTCTGTTGTGGGTGTAGGTATGAAATCCCACTCAGGTGTGGCTGCGACAGCATTTACTGTACTGGCGCAAAGTAACATCAACATACAAATGATCTCTACATCTGAGATAAAGGTCTCTATGGTGATAGATGAGAAGTATGGTGAACTTGCCATCCGTACACTTCATGAAGCTTACGAATTAGACAAGTAG
- a CDS encoding HobA family DNA replication regulator: MQQLLKWTLETIREEESSFSWMEEYRYEWAPLAKSAVSQSIEGKTALIITDESYEWFSQYILKNINDMKKNRPLLPFFCLSSCFPHFQEMKSTQDLQLLEDMLDISYPNGYYIWYIGKGDHPYTKLAYRNENSFLWVMDEEVQDSFAFRSSDALLDIKLLQLFKLFDNTLSAALFGDLDLES; this comes from the coding sequence ATGCAGCAGCTTTTAAAGTGGACACTGGAGACCATTCGTGAAGAAGAGTCTTCTTTTTCATGGATGGAAGAGTACCGTTATGAATGGGCACCTTTAGCCAAAAGTGCTGTTTCTCAAAGTATTGAGGGAAAAACAGCGCTTATCATTACGGATGAATCATATGAGTGGTTTTCTCAATATATTTTAAAGAATATCAATGATATGAAAAAAAACAGACCATTGCTTCCTTTCTTCTGTCTATCGAGCTGTTTCCCTCATTTTCAAGAGATGAAATCGACACAGGACTTGCAACTTCTTGAAGATATGTTGGATATCTCTTATCCTAACGGTTATTATATTTGGTATATTGGTAAAGGAGATCATCCTTACACAAAACTCGCCTATAGAAATGAAAACAGCTTTTTATGGGTCATGGATGAAGAGGTCCAAGATAGTTTTGCCTTCCGTAGTTCGGATGCTTTACTGGATATTAAACTGTTACAGCTTTTTAAGCTTTTTGACAACACACTCTCAGCAGCACTTTTCGGGGATTTAGATTTAGAGTCATGA
- a CDS encoding DNA polymerase III subunit delta', whose protein sequence is MRLVSQVIISSNINDTVIQLEGLQQNERFVKIIKEDNFLVEDAKLAIEKAYMASDETTVIILAAKTFSPVVQNKLLKVIEEPPPKKEFILITPNKATILDTIRSRLPITMHSSYTEEEALELDLSHLSLATVYDFVQTHKRTDAKAMKSLVERISKDAIYSQAYNLDEKTLNLFSNAFIALDIGSPPPFVLNTLLLKLLARKKR, encoded by the coding sequence ATGAGACTAGTGAGCCAAGTGATCATCAGCAGTAATATCAATGACACGGTGATCCAGCTCGAAGGGCTACAACAAAATGAACGTTTTGTGAAGATCATCAAAGAGGATAATTTTTTAGTCGAAGATGCAAAACTTGCGATAGAAAAGGCGTATATGGCCAGTGATGAGACCACCGTCATTATCCTTGCTGCCAAAACATTTTCCCCTGTGGTACAGAACAAACTTTTAAAAGTGATAGAAGAACCCCCACCCAAAAAAGAGTTTATTCTTATTACACCGAACAAAGCTACGATCCTGGATACCATTCGTTCACGTTTACCTATTACGATGCATTCTTCGTATACAGAAGAGGAAGCGCTGGAGTTGGATCTATCTCACCTCTCTTTGGCTACGGTATATGATTTTGTACAAACCCATAAACGTACAGATGCCAAGGCAATGAAATCGCTTGTGGAACGTATCAGCAAAGATGCTATCTATTCACAGGCATATAACCTGGATGAAAAAACGTTAAATCTTTTTTCGAATGCTTTTATTGCTTTGGATATAGGATCACCGCCACCATTTGTACTTAATACCCTGCTTTTGAAACTTCTGGCTCGAAAAAAACGGTAA
- the folP gene encoding dihydropteroate synthase: MKIYQLGHITDKKAALKALNVESGGISIMAKKMELLHFFIKDLKTPAANILKQDALSIGAELAVPGGVILCEKPTYDCILMGTRKHMELLSKKELAQPFGLKTIAMELKKFLAVKTYPTQIMGVINANDDSFFSGSRFKAEDAIKQIKEMIESGADIIDIGAVSSRPGADEVSAEEELARIKPVCDIIKAEKLYKKATFSVDSYTPDVVAYALDSGFTIINDITGASDDAIVDLAVKYDARLCIMHMKGTPKTMQKDPYYDDVMVEVSDFFEARIAKCEGLGLVRENIILDVGIGFGKALEHNLTLIKNMAHFKIFGCEVLVGASRKSIINKISTSTTEERLPGTLAIHLKAVENGASIVRCHDVAEHQQALAVLRAML; this comes from the coding sequence ATGAAAATATATCAACTTGGACATATCACAGATAAAAAAGCAGCCCTTAAAGCATTGAATGTAGAGAGCGGTGGTATCAGTATCATGGCAAAGAAGATGGAACTGCTCCATTTCTTTATCAAAGACCTTAAAACACCCGCTGCAAATATACTCAAACAGGATGCCCTTAGCATAGGTGCAGAGCTTGCTGTACCTGGTGGGGTCATACTCTGTGAAAAACCTACCTATGACTGTATTCTTATGGGAACGAGAAAACATATGGAACTCCTCTCTAAAAAAGAGTTGGCACAGCCTTTTGGACTTAAAACGATCGCTATGGAATTGAAGAAATTTCTTGCTGTAAAAACCTATCCCACACAGATCATGGGTGTGATCAATGCCAATGATGACAGTTTCTTTTCTGGAAGCAGGTTCAAGGCTGAAGATGCCATAAAGCAGATCAAAGAGATGATAGAGAGTGGTGCAGATATCATTGATATAGGTGCTGTATCTTCCCGCCCGGGGGCAGATGAGGTAAGTGCAGAAGAAGAGTTGGCACGTATCAAACCTGTTTGTGATATCATCAAAGCTGAAAAGCTGTATAAAAAAGCAACGTTTTCTGTGGACAGTTATACACCTGATGTTGTAGCGTATGCACTGGATAGTGGATTTACGATTATCAACGATATTACAGGAGCAAGTGATGATGCTATCGTCGATCTTGCAGTGAAGTATGATGCCAGACTATGCATCATGCACATGAAAGGCACACCAAAGACCATGCAAAAAGACCCATATTATGATGATGTCATGGTGGAGGTCAGTGATTTTTTTGAGGCGCGTATCGCGAAATGTGAAGGTTTAGGGCTTGTCAGAGAAAATATCATCTTGGATGTAGGGATAGGCTTTGGTAAGGCCTTGGAACATAATCTGACCCTGATCAAGAACATGGCGCATTTTAAAATATTCGGCTGTGAAGTGCTTGTAGGTGCAAGCAGAAAATCAATAATCAACAAAATTAGTACTTCTACTACTGAAGAGCGTTTGCCAGGTACCTTAGCGATCCATTTGAAAGCGGTTGAGAACGGGGCTTCTATCGTGCGTTGTCATGATGTTGCCGAACATCAACAGGCTTTAGCAGTTTTGAGAGCGATGCTGTAA
- a CDS encoding SanA/YdcF family protein — MVRILKWILGSVLLTVMALVVIYISISKQAEADLYHTIDKVPAKKAALVLGTAKYMVGGGQNYFYTYRIRAAVDLFKAGKVKAIVVSGDNSTKYYNETSKMQKDLIKAGVPNRYITIDPFGLRTLDSVVRAEAIFDLKDYIIVSQKFHLERALFIAKSKGHKAIGFIAKDIPGTAAAYRMKAREYFARAKAFLDVYILHTMPKYDGKKEKVNYKQ; from the coding sequence GTGGTACGTATACTAAAGTGGATCCTCGGTTCTGTTTTGCTCACAGTGATGGCACTGGTTGTGATCTATATCTCTATCTCAAAACAGGCAGAAGCGGATCTGTATCACACTATTGACAAAGTCCCGGCGAAAAAAGCTGCTTTGGTATTGGGTACAGCCAAATATATGGTAGGTGGCGGGCAGAACTACTTTTATACCTATCGTATTCGTGCTGCAGTCGATCTTTTTAAGGCAGGTAAAGTGAAAGCTATAGTGGTTTCCGGGGATAATAGTACCAAGTATTATAATGAGACAAGCAAGATGCAAAAAGATCTGATAAAAGCGGGGGTTCCAAACCGCTATATTACCATTGATCCTTTCGGGTTAAGAACCCTTGATTCTGTGGTAAGAGCTGAAGCGATTTTTGACCTAAAAGACTATATAATCGTCTCCCAGAAATTTCACCTTGAAAGAGCACTGTTCATCGCCAAATCCAAAGGACATAAAGCCATAGGTTTTATAGCAAAAGATATACCGGGTACAGCAGCTGCGTACAGGATGAAAGCTAGAGAGTATTTTGCGAGGGCAAAAGCTTTTTTGGATGTGTATATCTTGCATACTATGCCGAAATATGATGGAAAAAAAGAGAAAGTAAACTATAAACAATGA
- the ligA gene encoding NAD-dependent DNA ligase LigA, translating to MTNEQYQEKIKLLKKWAHAYYVEDNPIASDEEYDRLYHEVLDYETENPADVAEDSPTKRVGGIVRDEFSKAKHIKRMWSMEDVFDRNEVVEWLERVEKNIGECEYFCEPKFDGASMNLLYEDGKLVRAITRGDGVVGEEVTDNVRTIRSVPLSIDYKGLIEIRGEVVIRKDDFEQINEERLEAGESLFANPRNAAAGSLRQLDSSITAKRRLVFYPWGLGENTLEHRKLSEKMDYVYTLGFLEPPFAQDCKGIDEIEAFYRMLIEKRDEIPMMMDGMVLKVDEVAKQEELGYTVKFPKWMCAYKFPAVEKVTQINAITLQVGRTGVVTPVAEIEPVNIEGAMVSRATLHNFDEIERKDIHIGDSVIIIRSGDVIPKIIKVLEERRDGSEMIVTRPTVCPTCNSELLDEGTLIKCQNLHCPDRVINSIIHFARKGCMNIDGLGSKIVELLVKEGIIKDILDLYFIKYEDLEHLEGFKEKRINNLIGAIQATKGVPLYRLLNAMGIEHIGEVASKALALEFGLDIVDATFDTVVALDGIGEEMANSLLEFMRVNHDFVLQLFETIEPTVEEKVEAEENPFKSKTVVLTGSMSVSRGIIKEMLEKLGAKVSGSVSKKTDYVVYGEDAGSKLTKAESLGVKTLTEDEMRQML from the coding sequence ATGACAAACGAACAATACCAAGAGAAGATCAAACTCCTTAAAAAATGGGCACATGCTTATTATGTGGAAGATAATCCCATTGCCAGTGATGAAGAGTATGACAGGCTTTACCATGAAGTGTTGGACTATGAAACAGAGAACCCTGCAGATGTGGCAGAAGATTCTCCTACAAAGCGTGTCGGAGGTATCGTGCGTGATGAGTTTTCCAAGGCGAAGCACATCAAACGTATGTGGAGTATGGAAGATGTGTTTGACCGAAATGAGGTCGTAGAGTGGTTGGAGCGTGTAGAGAAGAATATAGGGGAGTGTGAGTATTTCTGTGAGCCAAAATTTGACGGTGCGAGTATGAACTTACTCTATGAGGATGGGAAGCTGGTACGTGCCATAACACGTGGGGATGGTGTCGTAGGTGAAGAGGTGACGGATAATGTACGGACGATACGTTCTGTACCACTCAGTATCGATTATAAGGGGCTGATTGAGATACGCGGTGAAGTGGTGATACGAAAGGATGACTTTGAGCAGATTAATGAAGAGAGACTCGAAGCAGGAGAGAGCCTCTTTGCCAATCCTCGTAATGCAGCAGCGGGGAGTCTTAGACAGCTTGACAGTTCCATTACGGCTAAAAGAAGGCTGGTTTTTTATCCTTGGGGACTTGGAGAAAACACGCTTGAACATCGAAAACTTTCCGAGAAGATGGACTATGTCTATACTTTAGGCTTTTTGGAACCGCCGTTTGCACAGGATTGTAAGGGTATCGATGAGATAGAAGCTTTTTACCGTATGCTTATTGAGAAGCGTGATGAGATACCTATGATGATGGACGGGATGGTACTTAAGGTCGATGAGGTGGCGAAACAGGAGGAGCTAGGATACACGGTGAAGTTTCCCAAGTGGATGTGTGCCTATAAGTTCCCTGCAGTCGAAAAAGTCACTCAAATCAATGCGATTACACTACAGGTAGGAAGAACGGGTGTGGTAACACCGGTAGCCGAGATCGAACCTGTGAACATTGAAGGTGCGATGGTCAGCCGTGCCACACTACACAACTTCGATGAGATCGAGCGTAAGGATATCCATATCGGTGACTCTGTCATCATCATACGAAGCGGGGATGTGATACCAAAGATCATCAAAGTTTTAGAAGAACGTAGAGACGGAAGTGAAATGATCGTTACACGTCCTACAGTGTGCCCTACCTGTAACAGTGAACTGCTTGATGAAGGCACCTTGATCAAATGCCAGAACCTTCACTGCCCTGATCGTGTGATTAACTCGATCATCCACTTCGCGAGAAAAGGGTGTATGAATATCGACGGGTTGGGAAGCAAGATCGTTGAACTGCTGGTCAAAGAAGGGATCATCAAAGATATCCTTGATCTTTATTTCATCAAGTATGAAGATCTTGAACACCTTGAAGGCTTTAAAGAGAAACGTATCAACAATCTCATAGGTGCGATCCAGGCGACCAAGGGTGTACCGTTGTATCGTCTTCTGAATGCGATGGGTATAGAGCATATCGGAGAGGTAGCCAGCAAGGCACTGGCATTGGAGTTTGGGCTGGATATCGTGGATGCAACATTTGATACTGTGGTAGCCCTGGATGGTATCGGTGAAGAGATGGCAAACTCACTGCTTGAATTTATGCGGGTCAACCATGATTTTGTCTTGCAGCTTTTTGAAACGATAGAACCTACCGTAGAAGAGAAAGTGGAAGCAGAAGAGAACCCTTTCAAAAGTAAAACAGTGGTACTGACAGGGTCTATGTCTGTAAGCCGCGGTATCATCAAAGAGATGCTTGAAAAACTGGGGGCTAAGGTCAGTGGCTCTGTCAGTAAAAAAACAGACTATGTGGTCTATGGTGAGGATGCAGGATCCAAGTTGACCAAGGCTGAGAGTCTGGGAGTGAAAACACTGACGGAAGATGAGATGAGGCAAATGCTGTGA